Genomic segment of Arachis stenosperma cultivar V10309 chromosome 4, arast.V10309.gnm1.PFL2, whole genome shotgun sequence:
GTCATTGGGAATGGGAACACTGAGAAGGCCCATGAAGTGTTGCAGTGTATGGTTAAGAATTTTGCTGAGATTGGGAAGGTGAAGGATGCTGTGGAGATGGTTATTGAGATGCATAATCAGGGTTTGGTACCAAGTACCAGGACTTTGAATTGTGTGATTAAAGTTACTTGTGAAATGGGGTTTGTTGAATATGCAGAGTACCTGTTTGAGGAAATGTGTGTGAGAGGGGTTCACCCTAATTCTGCTAGTTATAGGTTGATGGTTGTTGCTTATTGCAGGATTGGCAAAATTTTGGAGGCGGATAGGTGGTTGCATGCCATGCTTGAGAGGGGATTCATGGTTGATAATGCGACATTTACATTAGTGATCAGTAAGTTCTGCGAAAAGGGTGTTTCAAACAGGGCGATGTGGTATTTTAGGAAGTTGAGTGACATGGGTTTGAAGcctaatttgattaattataCATGCATGATTGAAGGTTTGTGTAAAAGGGGCAGCATCAAGCAAGCCTTTGAAATGTTGGAGGAAATGGTGGGTAAAGGTTGGAAACCTAATGTGTATACGCATACGGCATTGATTGATGGTCTTTGCAAGAAAGGATGGATTGAGAAAGCCTTCAGGTTATTTCTTAAGCTTGTTCGAAGCGAAAATCACAAGCCAAATGTCCATACATACACTGCCATGATAAGTGGGTATTGCAGAGATGAGAAACTGAACCGGGCAGAAATGCTACTGAACCGAATGAGAGAGCAGGGTTTAGTCCCGAACACCAACACATACACAGCTCTCATTGATGGACACTGCAAAGCAGGAAACTTTGAAAGAGCATATGAGTTGTTGAATCTAATGAATAATGAGGGTTTTAGTCCCAATATCTGTACATATAATGCCATTGTTGATGGCCTTTGTAAAAAGGGAAGGGTAAAAGAAGCTTACAAAATTCTTAGGAGTGGCTTTCATAATGGTTTGGAAGCTGATAAAGTCACCTATACTATTCTCATATCTGAACATTGCAATCAGGCTGAAATCAAGCAAGCATTGGTGTTATTTAATAAGATGGTCAAGATTGGTATTCAACCTGACATTCATTCATACACTACATTGATTGCGGTCTTATGCAGGGAAAAGAGAATGAGAGAAAGTGAGATGTTTTTCGAGGAAGTTTTAAAAGTTGGACTCATCCCTACGAAGAAGACTTATACATCTATGATATGTGGTTATTGCCGGGAAGGAAATTTGAACTTGGCTATGAGGTTTTTCCATAGGATGAGCGACAGTGGTTGTGTTCCAGATTCCATTACTTATGGTGCTATTATAAGTGGGCTATGCAAACAATCGAGGTTGGACGAGGCTCGTGGATTATATGACTCCATGTTAGAAAAGGGACTTGTGCCATGTGAAGTTACCCGGGTAtcattggcttatgaatattgcAAGATAGATGACGGTTTCTCTGCTATGGCTGTTCTGGAAAAGCTGGAGAAGAAACTCTGGATCAGAACAGCTAATACCCTTGTCCGGAAGCTTTGTAGTGAGAAGAAAGTAGGCCTTGCAGCACTGTTATTTCACAAGCTACTGGACATAGATCTTCAAGTCAATCGGGTAACATTAGCAGCATTTATGACTGCATGCTATGAAAGCAATAAGTATGCTCTTGTTTCTGAATTCTCTGCAAGGATATACAAGGAAAACCGATTAGCAATCAGTGTCACTAAATGACGAAATTTGCTACTTGCTTTCTGAGGCTGGTTGTATCTCAATCTCAATCTGTAAATAGATTAAATTTTGGAGTTGAAGAAGTATACTTATTTGAAGTGATGCGAGATTTGCGGCATCTTTAACTTCAACTCTGCGAACTAATGTGCTGATGTGAGCAATAACTGGGTTCAGTAAAAGGCACCAATTTTGTTACCTTGGACTCGGGTAACCATACTTTTGAGATCTTAAATTTGTGAAGttcatctaaaaaaatttaagatttatcGATTTTTATGATTTCTTGGTAATCTGTCGTTAGTTTTTCCTTCCCTTCTGTATTTATTTGTTTCCATTAAAAAGACAGTAGATACTATAGGAAGTATTAATGTTGGACATGGACTTCTACTATAACAGATGCATAGAGGAAATGTTATCTGCGGTTCAGGTAAAATTGGAACGGTGTATTTTTCTTCCCATGAAACTCAAGTTTATATATCATTGTCATCTACACCTATCTTAACTTAAATTTGCATGTACCAAATTCCAATTGAATCATAGGGAATCGGACATTTTTTCCTCCTTAATGTTCTCCCTTATGTTTCTCAGAACCAATGTTTATTGCTTCTACCATACACTCTCCACGGTGTTCTGCATGATTGCACATGCATCATAACACAATGCTATTCTTCTTCATCACCACAACCCACCCTATCACCATCACAATCTTCTTTAACGGTGAAAAAGTTTTGTTCATTGTTGTGTGATTCTTATTACATTCAAGCTCATGTGAGGGTTTCGCCTCCAAGGCTAAACCTTGTCGATATTCACCCTGATTCACTGACCCATGAACAAGGCCTAATCATAGTTGCATCACTTGCTTCTGATGCTGGTTCAATGGTGGCCTTGAGATTCTTCAATTGGGCATACAACCATGAAGTGCATTTTTATTAAGAAGAATGAAAATATTTGTGTGGTTTAT
This window contains:
- the LOC130977021 gene encoding pentatricopeptide repeat-containing protein At4g19890 translates to MFCMLSTSTRTLCYSPSSPLSSSQSSSMVKKVCSLLCDSYHNQGHVRVSSPRLNLVDIDPDSLTHEQALTIVASLASDAGSMVALSFFNWATGHSKFRNFMRFYIVCATSVIGNGNTEKAHEVLQCMVKNFAEIGKVKDAVEMVIEMHNQGLVPSTRTLNCVIKVTCEMGFVEYAEYLFEEMCVRGVHPNSASYRLMVVAYCRIGKILEADRWLHAMLERGFMVDNATFTLVISKFCEKGVSNRAMWYFRKLSDMGLKPNLINYTCMIEGLCKRGSIKQAFEMLEEMVGKGWKPNVYTHTALIDGLCKKGWIEKAFRLFLKLVRSENHKPNVHTYTAMISGYCRDEKLNRAEMLLNRMREQGLVPNTNTYTALIDGHCKAGNFERAYELLNLMNNEGFSPNICTYNAIVDGLCKKGRVKEAYKILRSGFHNGLEADKVTYTILISEHCNQAEIKQALVLFNKMVKIGIQPDIHSYTTLIAVLCREKRMRESEMFFEEVLKVGLIPTKKTYTSMICGYCREGNLNLAMRFFHRMSDSGCVPDSITYGAIISGLCKQSRLDEARGLYDSMLEKGLVPCEVTRVSLAYEYCKIDDGFSAMAVLEKLEKKLWIRTANTLVRKLCSEKKVGLAALLFHKLLDIDLQVNRVTLAAFMTACYESNKYALVSEFSARIYKENRLAISVTK